Part of the Rhizobium sp. WYJ-E13 genome is shown below.
CCATTCACAGACCCAGGGCTCCGTCTCCATGTTTCTTGCGCTCGATAAATCGGGATCGATGGGAGAGGCTACAGCGACCGTCAATGTGGATAACCCGACGGAAACGTACACGTATAACTGCAACGGCCACTACAACAGGAACAACAAGTGGGTCTACGACACCTGCACTGGCACTCGTGCGCGCTATTACACGAAGATAGAGGCTCTAAAGATTGCCGCCAGCAATCTCTTCGGCCAGCTCAACAGCGCCGATCCCAATACGGAATACGCGCGCACCGGCGCGGTATCTTATGACTTGGTTGAATACACGCCGAGCAAGCTCGCTTGGGGAACCGCCGGTGTCGCCAGCTATGTCAACGAGCTTCAGGCCGGGGGCGGCACGAATTCAAGCGGCGCGATGAACACGGCCTACACGTCATTGACTGCTAAGAACGCAGCCGGGAACGATGCCGAGGATGCCCTTCACCAGCAGAAGACCGGGCAGGTACCCAAGAAATACATCGTCTTTATGACGGATGGTGATAACAACAACGACAAGTGGGGCGGCCGCTCTTACGATACCTCGACAAAAACAACATGCGACAACGCCAAATCCAAGGGTATCGAGATCTACACCATCGCCTTCATGGCGCCTGCGGGCGGACAGGCTCTGCTGCATTATTGCGCCTCTGATGACGCCCATTATTTCCAAGCAGAAAAAATGGAAGACCTCCTTGCGGCGTTCAAGGCGATCGGAGCGAAGGCCTCCGCACAGATGACGCGCCTGACCAACTGACAATCGGTATCTACTAACAGCCGCAACAAAAAGCCGCTCCGGAACAAACCGGCGCGGCTTTTCGTTTAAGCTTTATTCGGCCTATCAGATCGGGAAAACCGATTGAAATCAAGTCCCTTGGGCCTGTCGAATATGAAGGTTCCGCAAATTTTTCGTTTGCCCAATTCCCTTGTTGCAAGTGCGTGATAACGGTGCATAAACTGCCCTGTCGGTGTAAGCGACAAATCGATTGAATCAGGCGTAAGATACTGTAACCAAATAAAAATTGGCGAGACCTGACCATGAATACTGTTTCGAAGCCGATCATTCCCGCCCCCGCTCCGCGCAGTTCCCGGCCGGAAATCCTGGCTGAGGAAATCATCGAGCGCCTGACCTACCGTATCGGAAAGGACGCCAAGGTCGCCAAGCCGCATGACTGGCTGACGGCAACCATTCTTGTCGTGCGTGACCGCATCATCGACAAGTGGATGGAGTCCACCCGCAAGGTTTACGAAACCGGCGCCAAGCGCGTCTATTACATGTCTCTCGAATTCCTGATCGGCCGCCTGATGCGCGATGCCGTATCCAACCTCAACCTCATGGAAGAGGTGAGCGATGCGCTCGCTTCGCTCGGCGTCGATATCAACGTCATTGCCGGCCTCGAACCGGATGCTGCCCTCGGCAACGGCGGTCTCGGCCGTCTCGCAGCCTGTTTCATGGAGTCGATGGCAACTGTCGATGTCCCGGCCTATGGCTATGGCATCCGCTACGTCCACGGCCTCTTCCGTCAGCAGATGGCAGATGGCTGGCAGGTCGAACTGCCGGAAAACTGGCTTGCGCACGGCAATCCCTGGGAATTTGAGCGCCGCGAGAGCGCCTATGAAATCGGCTTTGGCGGCTCGATCGAGGTCATCAGCGGCCATGATGAGCAACCGCGTTACGTCTGGAAGCCCGCCGAGCGCGTCATCGCCGCCGCCTTCGATACGCCTGTCGTCGGCTGGCGCGGCAAGCGCGTCAATACGCTTCGCCTATGGTCGGCCCAGCCGATCGATCCGATCCTGCTCGACGCCTTCAATGCCGGCGACCATATCGGCGCGCTGCGCGAGAGCAACAGGGCTGAAAGCCTGACGCGCGTTCTCTATCCGGCGGATGCAACGCCTGCCGGCCAGGAACTGCGCCTGCGCCAGGAATATTTCTTCTCGTCCGCCTCGCTGCAGGACATCCTGCGCCGTCACCTGCAGCAGTATGACGACTTTACCTCGCTGCCGGACAAGGTGGCGATCCAGCTCAACGACACCCATCCGGCCGTTTCAGTCGCCGAACTGACGCGACTTCTCTGTGACGTGCACGGCCTGGATTTCGATACGGCCTGGGATGTCACCCGTCGTACGTTCTCCTACACAAACCACACGCTTCTTCCCGAAGCGCTGGAAAGCTGGCCGGTTCCGCTGTTCGAGCGCCTGTTGCCGCGCCATATGCAGATCATCTATGCGATCAACGCCAAGATCCTGATCGAGGCGCGCAAGAGCCGCAATTTCTCCGATACGGAAATCCGCTCGATCTCGCTGATCGATGAAAGCGGCGACCGCCGCGTGCGCATGGGCAACCTCGCCTTTGTCGGCTCGCACTCGATCAACGGCGTCTCGGCACTGCACACGGACCTGATGAAGGTCACGGTCTTCGCAGACCTGCACAAGCTCTACCCTGATCGCATCAACAACAAGACCAACGGCATCACGCCGCGCCGCTGGCTGCAGCAGTGCAACCCCGGCCTGACCAGCCTGGTGCGCGAAGCGATCGGCGATGAATTCCTCGACGACGCCGAGAAGCTGCGTGCACTCGACAAGTTCGCTACCGACCCGAGCTTCCAGCAGAAATTCGCTGCCGTGAAGCGCACGAACAAAGTGGCGCTTTCCAATCTCGTCGCTAGCCGCATGGGCGTGAAGCTCGATCCGTCGGCCATGTTCGACATCCAGATCAAGCGCATCCACGAATACAAGCGCCAGCTCCTGAACATCATCGAAGCCGTGGCACTTTACGACCAGATCCGCTCGCACCCGGAGCTGGACTGGGTACCGCGTGTCAAGCTCTTCGCCGGCAAAGCGGCGCCGAGCTACTACAATGCCAAGCTCATCATCAAGCTCATCAACGACGTTGCGCGCACCATCAACAACGACCCGTCGGTCCGCGGCCTGCTGAAGGTCGTCTTCGTGCCGAACTACAATGTCTCGCTAGCGGAAGTCATGGTTCCAGCCGCCGACCTATCCGAGCAGATCTCGACGGCAGGCATGGAAGCGTCGGGTACCGGCAACATGAAGTTCGGCCTGAATGGCGCACTGACGATCGGCACGCTCGACGGCGCCAATGTCGAAATGCGCGACAATGTCGGCGAAGACAATATCGTCATCTTCGGGCTCCAGGCCGATGAAGTCGCCAAGATCCGCAGCGAGGGCCATAATCCACGTGCGATCATCGAGGGTTCGCGGGAGCTATCGCAGGCGCTGGCCGCCATCAGCTCGGGTGTCTTCTCTCCTGACGATCGCAACCGCTATACCGGCCTTATCGACGGCATCTATTCTCACGACTGGTTCATGGTCGCCGGCGATTTCGATGCCTATGCCGCCGCCCAGCGTGAGGTCGATCAGATCTGGACCAACCAGTTCTCCTGGTATGAGAAGACGATCAATAATACGGCGCGGATGGGCTGGTTCTCTTCCGACCGCACGATCCGACAGTATGCCGACGAGATCTGGAGAGCTTGATGAAGCCGCCGAAAGCCGCCCCTGAAGTGAAGCTTCCCTGGGAAATTTCGGCAGACGAGATCGCGGCAATCCTCAGTGGCTCGCAGGCCAATCCTTTTGCCGTCCTGGGCGTACACCAGGCCGGCGAGGCCTTCATCGCCAGGTGCTTCATTTCGGGTGCGGAAGCCGTCACCGCCATGACGCTGGATGGGACACCAATCGGCGATCTCCACCAGCTCCATCCGGACGGCCTCTTCGGCGGCCAGGTATCGATCACGAAATTCCAGCCGGTGCGCTATCGTGCCCGGCGCGCCGACGCCGAATGGGCCGTGACCGACCCTTACAGCTTCGGCCCGGTGCTCGGCCCGATGGACGATTATTACGCCCGTCAGGGTTCGCATCTGCGGCTTTTCGACAAGATGGGCGCCCATCGCATCAAGCACGAGGGTGCAACCGGCATCCACTTCGCCGTATGGGCGCCGAATGCGCAGCGCGTCTCCGTCGTCGGTGATTTCAACAATTGGGATGGTCGCCGCCACGTCATGCGCTTCCGGTCCGACAGCGGCATCTGGGAGATCTTCGCCCCCGACGTGCCGCTCGGTGTTCCCTACAAATTCGAGATCCGCGGTCACGACGGCGTGCTGTTGCCGCTGAAGGCCGATCC
Proteins encoded:
- a CDS encoding pilus assembly protein, which produces MNTLHTLFDRLRRDRGGNFGIMTAILLPVLVGAAGLAIQVSDMLLSKQQLQEAADSAALATATALANGTIQTSEAEAFAQNFVAGQMANYLQSGVDIKNATDVDVQTTTSGKSTSYQVTVSPSYDLAVNPLMRAVGFTTQHLSTSGTTVSGHSQTQGSVSMFLALDKSGSMGEATATVNVDNPTETYTYNCNGHYNRNNKWVYDTCTGTRARYYTKIEALKIAASNLFGQLNSADPNTEYARTGAVSYDLVEYTPSKLAWGTAGVASYVNELQAGGGTNSSGAMNTAYTSLTAKNAAGNDAEDALHQQKTGQVPKKYIVFMTDGDNNNDKWGGRSYDTSTKTTCDNAKSKGIEIYTIAFMAPAGGQALLHYCASDDAHYFQAEKMEDLLAAFKAIGAKASAQMTRLTN
- a CDS encoding glycogen/starch/alpha-glucan phosphorylase translates to MNTVSKPIIPAPAPRSSRPEILAEEIIERLTYRIGKDAKVAKPHDWLTATILVVRDRIIDKWMESTRKVYETGAKRVYYMSLEFLIGRLMRDAVSNLNLMEEVSDALASLGVDINVIAGLEPDAALGNGGLGRLAACFMESMATVDVPAYGYGIRYVHGLFRQQMADGWQVELPENWLAHGNPWEFERRESAYEIGFGGSIEVISGHDEQPRYVWKPAERVIAAAFDTPVVGWRGKRVNTLRLWSAQPIDPILLDAFNAGDHIGALRESNRAESLTRVLYPADATPAGQELRLRQEYFFSSASLQDILRRHLQQYDDFTSLPDKVAIQLNDTHPAVSVAELTRLLCDVHGLDFDTAWDVTRRTFSYTNHTLLPEALESWPVPLFERLLPRHMQIIYAINAKILIEARKSRNFSDTEIRSISLIDESGDRRVRMGNLAFVGSHSINGVSALHTDLMKVTVFADLHKLYPDRINNKTNGITPRRWLQQCNPGLTSLVREAIGDEFLDDAEKLRALDKFATDPSFQQKFAAVKRTNKVALSNLVASRMGVKLDPSAMFDIQIKRIHEYKRQLLNIIEAVALYDQIRSHPELDWVPRVKLFAGKAAPSYYNAKLIIKLINDVARTINNDPSVRGLLKVVFVPNYNVSLAEVMVPAADLSEQISTAGMEASGTGNMKFGLNGALTIGTLDGANVEMRDNVGEDNIVIFGLQADEVAKIRSEGHNPRAIIEGSRELSQALAAISSGVFSPDDRNRYTGLIDGIYSHDWFMVAGDFDAYAAAQREVDQIWTNQFSWYEKTINNTARMGWFSSDRTIRQYADEIWRA